Proteins from a single region of Halorubrum sp. 2020YC2:
- a CDS encoding SHOCT domain-containing protein, whose amino-acid sequence MALPTFEKKRLIGLIAVLSFGLTSLSAVLLPAPLVTLGPALFITGFFILIPLVLVLGEDFPLVAPAEERETVGSTDAASADRPIAALRDRYATGEIDEAEFERRLDRLLATEDLDERSDRAEADRGGERRERDLELE is encoded by the coding sequence ATGGCCCTCCCAACGTTCGAGAAGAAGCGCCTCATCGGACTCATCGCGGTCCTGTCGTTCGGCCTCACCTCGCTGTCCGCCGTCCTCCTCCCGGCCCCGCTGGTGACGCTTGGACCGGCCCTGTTCATCACCGGCTTCTTCATCCTCATCCCGCTGGTGTTGGTGCTGGGCGAGGACTTCCCGCTCGTCGCGCCCGCGGAGGAGAGGGAGACCGTCGGATCGACGGACGCGGCGTCGGCGGACCGCCCGATCGCGGCGCTGCGCGACCGCTACGCGACCGGCGAGATAGACGAGGCCGAGTTCGAGCGGCGGCTCGACCGCCTGCTGGCGACCGAGGACCTCGACGAGCGGTCCGACCGGGCCGAGGCCGACCGCGGCGGGGAGCGCCGCGAGCGCGACCTCGAACTGGAGTGA
- a CDS encoding non-canonical purine NTP pyrophosphatase, protein MLRYVTTNPGKVREAERYLPDGSVERLDFDYTEIQADELGPIAARGAREAYRHADAPVLVDDAGLFVEGLDGFPGPYSSYVEDTLGVEHVHEIAAELDDRRAAFRCVLGYCDGEGFAATPDPVDRGDRDAAAAAGPDGEAGDGSDGGSADADPLPVKLFEGFVPGRIVAPRGDGGFGYDPIFEHDGETFAEMDTDRKNAVSHRGRALEKFAEWYADR, encoded by the coding sequence GTGCTCAGGTACGTGACGACGAACCCGGGGAAGGTGCGCGAGGCGGAGCGGTACCTCCCGGACGGCTCGGTGGAGCGGCTCGACTTCGACTACACGGAGATTCAGGCCGACGAACTCGGCCCGATCGCGGCGCGGGGGGCCCGCGAGGCGTACCGCCACGCCGACGCGCCGGTCCTCGTCGACGACGCGGGGCTGTTCGTCGAGGGGCTCGACGGTTTCCCCGGCCCGTACTCCTCGTACGTCGAGGACACCCTCGGGGTCGAGCACGTCCACGAGATCGCGGCCGAACTCGACGACCGCCGGGCCGCCTTCCGGTGCGTCCTCGGCTACTGCGACGGGGAGGGGTTCGCCGCGACTCCCGACCCGGTCGACCGCGGCGACCGCGACGCGGCCGCGGCGGCGGGACCGGACGGGGAAGCGGGAGACGGGAGCGACGGCGGGAGCGCCGACGCCGACCCGCTCCCGGTCAAGCTGTTCGAGGGGTTCGTTCCGGGGCGGATCGTCGCGCCGCGGGGCGACGGCGGGTTCGGCTACGACCCGATCTTCGAACACGACGGCGAGACGTTCGCGGAGATGGACACCGACCGGAAGAACGCGGTGTCGCACCGCGGGCGGGCCTTAGAGAAGTTCGCGGAGTGGTACGCGGACAGGTAG
- a CDS encoding zinc-dependent metalloprotease, with product MDILRSARAVVEAEGPGVVDWDRAAAAAKSATEPGSVALTDAERAGYAADVRDARSRLAAVAGIDFDVPDAIEVQNRHHWIDASVGTFRRVMDPIEAAAAGETGEVGGDSGGNGAAGGRAGTDSIDVLPDDSVGPVGSAPGTALVQDLSRVANTGSMAFALGFLARNVLGQYDPLLLADEPDADHGLYFVHPNIVAVAASLDVDYPRFRRWIAFHEVTHAAEFGAAPWLPEYLESRVERGVEGMVGGAGGAASGLDPDAFAELQAAMTAVEGYAEVLMDRAFDGEYADLRRKLDERRGGGGPVRRLAQRLLGLGLKRRQYERGAAFFRHVADERGIEAAGAVWERAENLPTAEEIDDPEAWLVRVDP from the coding sequence ATGGACATCCTCCGAAGCGCCCGGGCCGTCGTCGAGGCCGAGGGACCGGGCGTCGTCGACTGGGACCGGGCCGCGGCGGCCGCGAAGAGCGCCACCGAGCCCGGGTCGGTCGCGCTCACCGACGCGGAGCGCGCGGGCTACGCCGCCGACGTCCGCGACGCCCGCTCGCGGCTCGCGGCGGTCGCCGGGATCGACTTCGACGTGCCGGACGCTATCGAGGTGCAGAACCGCCACCACTGGATCGACGCGAGCGTCGGCACGTTCCGGCGCGTGATGGACCCGATCGAGGCGGCCGCGGCCGGCGAGACCGGGGAGGTGGGCGGCGACTCCGGGGGCAACGGCGCCGCCGGCGGCCGCGCCGGGACGGACTCGATAGACGTGCTGCCGGACGACTCGGTCGGGCCGGTCGGGTCGGCGCCCGGGACCGCGCTCGTGCAGGACCTCTCGCGGGTCGCCAACACGGGGTCGATGGCGTTCGCGCTGGGCTTCCTCGCGCGGAACGTCCTCGGCCAGTACGACCCGCTCCTCCTTGCCGACGAGCCGGACGCCGACCACGGGCTCTACTTCGTCCACCCGAACATCGTCGCGGTCGCCGCCTCGCTCGACGTCGACTACCCGCGGTTCCGTCGGTGGATCGCGTTCCACGAGGTGACCCACGCCGCCGAGTTCGGCGCGGCGCCGTGGCTCCCGGAGTACCTCGAATCGCGCGTCGAGCGCGGCGTCGAGGGAATGGTCGGGGGCGCCGGGGGCGCGGCCAGCGGGCTCGACCCCGACGCGTTCGCGGAGCTTCAGGCCGCGATGACGGCGGTCGAGGGGTACGCCGAGGTGCTGATGGACCGCGCGTTCGACGGCGAGTACGCCGACCTCCGGCGGAAGCTGGACGAGCGCCGGGGCGGCGGCGGCCCGGTCCGACGGCTCGCGCAGCGGCTCCTCGGACTCGGCCTCAAGCGCCGGCAGTACGAGCGCGGGGCCGCCTTCTTCCGGCACGTCGCGGACGAGCGCGGCATCGAGGCCGCCGGCGCCGTCTGGGAGCGCGCCGAGAACCTGCCGACCGCGGAGGAGATCGACGACCCCGAGGCGTGGCTCGTCCGCGTCGACCCCTGA
- a CDS encoding M20/M25/M40 family metallo-hydrolase — MEETRRAFLDDLLATPSPSGFETAAQRVWTDYVREFADSVDTDAYGNAVAVHEGDPDAPTVAVTGHADEIGFIVRDVLDDGFLRIARIGGSDRTVSKGQHVTVHAEEPAQGVIGQTAIHLRDGGDEEYEDVAGQFVDIGAEDAEEAREHVEVGDPVTFSTGVRDLAGDRIAARGVDNRAGAWAAAEGLRRAAEGGVDATVYAVSTVQEEVGLQGARMVGVDLDDVDAFVAVDVTHATDNPDVDRERRGPVELGAGPVIGRGSANHPVLVDLARDAAEGADVDVQLQAAGTRTGTDADAFYTTRGGTPALNVSIPNRYMHTPVEVIDTGDLDAVADLLAAIGAAAGETEAESDPFDVDV, encoded by the coding sequence ATGGAAGAGACGCGCAGAGCGTTCCTCGACGACCTCCTCGCGACCCCGAGTCCCTCGGGGTTCGAGACGGCCGCACAGCGGGTCTGGACCGACTACGTCCGCGAGTTCGCGGACAGCGTCGACACCGACGCGTACGGCAACGCCGTCGCGGTCCACGAGGGCGACCCCGACGCGCCGACGGTCGCCGTCACCGGCCACGCCGACGAGATCGGGTTCATCGTCCGCGACGTGCTCGACGACGGCTTCCTCCGGATCGCGCGGATCGGCGGCTCCGACCGCACCGTCTCGAAGGGCCAGCACGTCACGGTCCACGCCGAGGAGCCGGCCCAGGGGGTCATCGGGCAGACCGCGATCCACCTGCGGGACGGAGGCGACGAGGAGTACGAGGACGTCGCCGGCCAGTTCGTCGACATCGGCGCCGAGGACGCCGAGGAGGCGCGCGAGCACGTCGAAGTCGGGGACCCAGTCACCTTCTCGACCGGCGTCCGCGACCTCGCCGGCGACCGGATCGCCGCCCGCGGGGTCGACAACCGGGCCGGCGCGTGGGCGGCCGCGGAGGGGCTCCGGCGCGCCGCAGAGGGCGGCGTCGACGCCACCGTCTACGCGGTCTCGACCGTTCAGGAAGAGGTCGGGCTTCAGGGCGCGCGGATGGTGGGCGTCGACCTCGACGACGTCGACGCGTTCGTCGCGGTCGACGTCACGCACGCCACCGACAATCCGGACGTCGACCGCGAGCGCCGCGGCCCGGTCGAACTCGGCGCCGGCCCCGTGATCGGGCGCGGCAGCGCAAACCACCCGGTCCTCGTCGACCTCGCGCGCGACGCGGCCGAAGGCGCCGACGTCGACGTCCAGCTTCAGGCGGCCGGCACCCGGACGGGGACCGACGCGGACGCGTTCTACACGACGCGGGGCGGGACCCCCGCGCTCAACGTCTCGATCCCGAACCGGTACATGCACACGCCGGTCGAGGTGATCGACACCGGCGACCTCGACGCGGTCGCGGACCTCCTCGCCGCGATAGGTGCGGCGGCGGGCGAGACCGAGGCGGAGTCGGACCCGTTCGACGTCGACGTCTGA
- a CDS encoding aminotransferase class III-fold pyridoxal phosphate-dependent enzyme, producing the protein MDRDTATPAVTDLPGERAREWVEYHHESAAPSTYVYEFVWDRTAPAEGPFCTDVDGNVLLDFTSHVAAAPLGYNNPLIMDRLAEFDLVDPLKIAGQDFYAAGGLGPGDGVPGASGLMDRLTDLTSHYDMDTVFLSNSGAEAVENAIKIAYDASDGAKYAITFDGAFHGRTLGALSLNRSKSVYRRDFPEVSGVMDVPFCEDRTCSPETCSCGFFADGVSRLRKKLDPKRGNVHPDDVAYLIMEPIQGEGGYRFPSEAFTDEIAAVTEEHDITLIADEIQSGVGRTGEMWGSDHYAYDPDVISSAKGLRVGATVSRSDVFPEEAGRISSTWGAGDLIASAQGALTLDAIEEADLMDNAVERGRQFKETMRDAGLDPVDDIRGKGLLLAVEFDAKERRDAVVEHAFERGLLTLACGHEVLRILPPLDVTEREVDLGCDLLTAAIEDAA; encoded by the coding sequence ATGGATCGCGACACCGCAACGCCCGCCGTCACGGACCTCCCGGGCGAGCGCGCTCGCGAGTGGGTCGAGTACCACCACGAGTCGGCCGCGCCGAGCACCTACGTCTACGAGTTCGTCTGGGACCGCACCGCCCCCGCCGAGGGGCCGTTCTGTACCGACGTCGACGGCAACGTCCTCTTAGACTTCACCAGCCACGTCGCCGCCGCGCCGCTCGGGTACAACAACCCGCTCATCATGGACCGCCTCGCGGAGTTCGACCTCGTCGACCCGCTGAAGATCGCCGGGCAGGACTTCTACGCCGCGGGCGGCCTCGGGCCGGGCGACGGGGTCCCCGGCGCCTCGGGGCTGATGGACCGCCTGACCGACCTGACGAGCCACTACGACATGGACACCGTCTTCCTCTCGAACTCCGGCGCGGAGGCGGTCGAGAACGCCATCAAGATCGCCTACGACGCCTCGGACGGCGCGAAGTACGCGATCACCTTCGACGGGGCGTTCCACGGCCGGACGCTGGGCGCGCTCTCGCTCAACCGCTCGAAGTCCGTCTACCGCCGCGACTTCCCGGAGGTCAGCGGGGTGATGGACGTCCCGTTCTGCGAGGACCGGACCTGCTCGCCGGAGACCTGTTCGTGCGGCTTCTTCGCTGACGGGGTCTCTCGGCTCCGGAAGAAGCTCGACCCGAAGCGGGGGAACGTCCACCCCGACGACGTGGCGTACCTGATCATGGAGCCGATCCAGGGTGAGGGCGGCTACCGGTTCCCCTCGGAGGCGTTCACCGACGAGATAGCAGCGGTCACCGAGGAACACGACATCACGCTGATCGCGGACGAGATCCAGTCGGGGGTCGGCCGCACCGGCGAGATGTGGGGCTCGGACCACTACGCGTACGACCCGGACGTGATATCCAGCGCGAAGGGGCTCCGCGTGGGGGCAACCGTCTCGCGGAGCGACGTGTTCCCCGAGGAGGCCGGCCGCATCTCCTCGACGTGGGGCGCCGGCGACCTGATCGCCTCCGCGCAGGGCGCGCTCACGCTCGACGCCATCGAGGAGGCGGACCTCATGGACAACGCGGTCGAGCGCGGTCGGCAGTTCAAGGAGACGATGCGCGACGCCGGCCTCGACCCCGTGGACGATATCCGCGGGAAGGGGCTGCTGCTCGCGGTCGAGTTTGACGCGAAGGAGCGCCGGGACGCCGTCGTCGAGCACGCGTTCGAGCGCGGCCTCCTGACGCTCGCGTGCGGCCACGAGGTCCTCCGGATCCTCCCGCCGCTCGACGTCACCGAACGCGAGGTCGACCTCGGCTGCGACCTCCTCACGGCGGCGATCGAGGACGCCGCGTAG
- a CDS encoding APC family permease → MTDEPSGRNLDGDAPAAEAVVETGGATITEDAELERTIGLTGGLAIGIGTMIGAGIFVFPGLAGGQIGTAAAASFAVGGLIALLVALPTSELATAMPRSGGGYYFVSRGLGTLAGTVIGLSLWLGLVFATAFYLVGLGYYALDALAQVGVTVGAGSGAIVSVIAVLAGVGFTVLNVTGTENAAKLQNGIVALLLSMLVVFLGFGLLEAFGLVAVDTPSGQAANVWGAGPVLSVAALVFTSYLGFAQVATVAGELKDPGRNLPLAMVGSVLIVTVLYVLTIFVATNVFTRDALLAAGETAIVEVGRALLGPTGALVIIVGGLLATMSSANASVLSTSRAIYGVSKDALLPRWASRVNLRYGTPHVALGMAGGPVVVLAATGQVQLLAEVASFLHLIMYGLMCVALVAIRRDRPEWYDPDFVVPGGPVIPVLGAIASFGLIAFMNRLSILVGIAVIAATAGWYFYYARDVALKGVL, encoded by the coding sequence ATGACCGACGAGCCGAGCGGCCGCAACCTCGACGGCGACGCGCCGGCCGCTGAGGCCGTCGTCGAGACCGGGGGGGCGACGATCACCGAGGACGCGGAGCTCGAACGCACCATCGGACTGACAGGCGGCCTCGCGATCGGGATCGGGACGATGATCGGGGCCGGGATCTTCGTGTTCCCCGGGCTCGCCGGGGGACAGATCGGGACGGCGGCGGCCGCCTCGTTCGCGGTCGGCGGGCTGATCGCGCTCCTCGTCGCGCTCCCAACCTCGGAGCTGGCGACGGCGATGCCGCGGAGCGGGGGCGGCTACTACTTCGTCTCGCGCGGGCTCGGGACGCTCGCCGGGACCGTCATCGGGCTGTCGCTGTGGCTCGGGCTGGTGTTCGCGACCGCCTTCTACCTCGTCGGGCTCGGCTACTACGCGCTCGACGCGCTCGCGCAGGTCGGCGTCACGGTCGGCGCCGGGTCGGGCGCGATCGTCTCCGTCATCGCCGTCCTCGCCGGCGTCGGGTTCACCGTCCTGAACGTCACGGGCACCGAGAACGCCGCGAAGCTCCAGAACGGCATCGTCGCGCTCCTCCTCTCGATGCTCGTCGTCTTCCTCGGGTTCGGCCTCCTCGAGGCGTTCGGGCTCGTCGCCGTCGACACGCCGTCCGGGCAGGCCGCGAACGTCTGGGGGGCCGGGCCGGTCCTCTCGGTCGCCGCCTTGGTGTTCACCTCCTACCTCGGGTTCGCGCAGGTCGCGACGGTGGCCGGGGAGCTGAAAGACCCCGGGCGCAACCTCCCGCTGGCGATGGTCGGATCGGTGCTGATCGTCACGGTCCTGTACGTGCTGACAATCTTCGTCGCGACGAACGTCTTCACGCGGGACGCCCTGCTGGCGGCCGGCGAGACCGCGATAGTCGAGGTCGGCCGCGCGCTGCTCGGGCCGACCGGGGCGCTCGTGATCATCGTCGGCGGCCTGCTCGCGACGATGTCGTCCGCGAACGCGTCGGTCCTCAGCACCTCGCGGGCGATCTACGGCGTGTCGAAGGACGCGCTCCTCCCGCGGTGGGCGAGCCGGGTCAACCTCCGGTACGGCACGCCGCACGTCGCGCTCGGCATGGCCGGCGGCCCGGTCGTCGTCCTCGCGGCGACCGGACAGGTGCAGCTGCTCGCGGAGGTCGCCTCCTTCCTCCACCTGATCATGTACGGGCTGATGTGCGTCGCGCTCGTCGCCATCCGCCGGGACCGCCCCGAGTGGTACGACCCAGACTTCGTCGTGCCCGGCGGGCCCGTGATCCCCGTCCTCGGCGCGATCGCCAGCTTCGGGCTGATCGCCTTCATGAACCGGCTGTCGATCCTCGTCGGGATCGCGGTCATCGCCGCCACGGCCGGGTGGTACTTCTATTACGCCCGCGACGTGGCACTCAAGGGGGTCCTGTGA
- a CDS encoding Hsp20/alpha crystallin family protein, giving the protein MLEPANAWTQGLDFPSRLFESGSNDYELYEEDGEFVLSVELPGFDPAEITASWNDGVLNVAGEHEDERRGTRRTYHRRFRFPKAIDEDGIEAEYRNGILTVRLPVTVEGAVSGTEIEIEG; this is encoded by the coding sequence ATGCTCGAACCGGCGAACGCGTGGACGCAAGGACTCGACTTCCCGAGCCGACTGTTCGAATCCGGTAGCAACGACTACGAACTGTACGAGGAGGACGGCGAGTTCGTCCTCTCGGTCGAACTCCCCGGGTTCGACCCCGCGGAGATCACCGCCTCGTGGAACGACGGCGTGCTCAACGTCGCCGGCGAACACGAGGACGAGCGCCGCGGGACCCGTCGGACGTACCACCGGCGGTTCCGCTTCCCGAAGGCGATCGACGAGGACGGCATCGAGGCCGAGTACCGGAACGGCATCCTGACGGTTCGGCTCCCCGTGACCGTCGAGGGCGCCGTCTCCGGCACGGAGATCGAAATCGAGGGCTGA